One window of the Felis catus isolate Fca126 chromosome E3, F.catus_Fca126_mat1.0, whole genome shotgun sequence genome contains the following:
- the ZNHIT1 gene encoding zinc finger HIT domain-containing protein 1 isoform X1 → MVASSEGRRKGNNISQKTTVRSQDPGQRRVLDRAARQRRINRQLEALENDNFQDDPHAGLPQLGKRLPQFDDDADTGKKKKKTRGDHFKLRFRKNFQALLEEQNLSVAEGPNYLTACAGPPSRPQRPFCAVCGFPSPYTCVSCGARYCTVRCLGTHQETRCLKWTV, encoded by the exons ATGGTGGCATCTTCAGAAGGACGACGAAAGGGAAATAACATTTCTCAAAAGACCACTG TTCGCTCCCAGGACCCTGGACAGCGGCGGGTGCTCGACCGGGCTGCCAGACAGCGCCGCATCAACAGGCAGCTCGAGGCCTTGGAGAATGACAACTTCCAGGACGACCCCCATGCAGGACTCCCCCAGCTCGGCAAAAGGCTGCCTCAGTTTGATGATGATGCAGACACCG gaaagaaaaagaagaaaactcgAGGCGATCATTTTAAACTTCGCTTCCGAAAGAACTTTCAGGCCTTGCTAGAGGAGCAG AACCTGAGCGTGGCCGAGGGCCCCAACTATCTGACAGCCTGTGCGGGTCCCCCCTCCCGGCCTCAGCGGCCCTTCTGTGCCGTCTGCGGCTTCCCCTCCCCGTACACCTGCGTCAGCTGTGGCGCCCGGTACTGCACGGTGCGCTGTCTGGGCACCCACCAGGAGACCAG GTGCCTGAAGTGGACTGTGTGA
- the CLDN15 gene encoding claudin-15, which yields MSVAVEIFGFFMAALGLLMLGVTLPHSYWRVSTVHGSVITTNTIFENLWFSCATDSLGVYSCREFPSLLALSGYLQACRALMITAIFLGFLGLFLGMAGLRCINIGSMELSRKARLAAVAGALHILAGFCGMVAISWYAFNITREFFDPLYPGTKYELGPALYLGWSASLLAILGGVCLGSTCCRTPDAAPAPRLPYEASAVRSPGLAAPLHPAVSDEEGDSSFGKYGKNAYV from the exons ATGTCGGTGGCCGTGGAGATCTTCGGCTTCTTCATGGCGGCCCTGGGGCTGCTGATGCTGGGGGTGACCCTGCCACACAGCTACTGGCGAGTGTCCACCGTGCACGGGAGCGTCATCACCACCAACACCATCTTCGAGAACCTCTGGTTTAGCTGTGCCACCGACTCCCTGGGAGTCTACAGCTGCCGGGAGTTCCCGTCCTTGCTGGCCCTCTCCG GGTACCTCCAGGCCTGCCGGGCGCTCATGATCACCGCCATCTTCCTGGGCTTCCTGGGCCTCTTCCTAGGCATGGCGGGGCTGCGCTGCATAAACATCGGGAGCATGGAGCTCTCCAGGAAGGCCAGGCTGGCCGCCGTCGCAGGGGCCCTGCACATACTGGCTG gttTCTGCGGGATGGTGGCCATCTCCTGGTACGCCTTCAACATCACCCGGGAATTCTTCGACCCCTTGTATCCCGGGACCAA GTACGAGCTGGGCCCCGCCCTCTACCTGGGCTGGAGCGCTTCCCTGCTCGCCATCCTGGGCGGCGTCTGCCTCGGCTCCACCTGCTGCCGCACTCCCGACGCGGCCCCGGCCCCCAG GCTCCCCTACGAGGCCTCCGCGGTGCGGTCCCCCGGCCTCGCCGCCCCCCTGCACCCCGCGGTCTCGGACGAAGAAGGCGACAGCAGCTTTGGCAAATACGGGAAGAACGCTTACGTGTAG
- the ZNHIT1 gene encoding zinc finger HIT domain-containing protein 1 isoform X2, protein MVEKKTSVRSQDPGQRRVLDRAARQRRINRQLEALENDNFQDDPHAGLPQLGKRLPQFDDDADTGKKKKKTRGDHFKLRFRKNFQALLEEQNLSVAEGPNYLTACAGPPSRPQRPFCAVCGFPSPYTCVSCGARYCTVRCLGTHQETRCLKWTV, encoded by the exons ATGGTGGAGAAGAAAACTTCGG TTCGCTCCCAGGACCCTGGACAGCGGCGGGTGCTCGACCGGGCTGCCAGACAGCGCCGCATCAACAGGCAGCTCGAGGCCTTGGAGAATGACAACTTCCAGGACGACCCCCATGCAGGACTCCCCCAGCTCGGCAAAAGGCTGCCTCAGTTTGATGATGATGCAGACACCG gaaagaaaaagaagaaaactcgAGGCGATCATTTTAAACTTCGCTTCCGAAAGAACTTTCAGGCCTTGCTAGAGGAGCAG AACCTGAGCGTGGCCGAGGGCCCCAACTATCTGACAGCCTGTGCGGGTCCCCCCTCCCGGCCTCAGCGGCCCTTCTGTGCCGTCTGCGGCTTCCCCTCCCCGTACACCTGCGTCAGCTGTGGCGCCCGGTACTGCACGGTGCGCTGTCTGGGCACCCACCAGGAGACCAG GTGCCTGAAGTGGACTGTGTGA